A genomic region of Botrytis cinerea B05.10 chromosome 9, complete sequence contains the following coding sequences:
- the Bclas17 gene encoding Bclas17: MPSILSDDDKETVKRMVPKASNKIQAVAVARLYIAYPDRHKWTYTGLQGAAVLANDLVGNTYWIKLVDISSTNKGVIWDQEVYDTWSYNQDRTFFHTFETEECLAGLSFVDEKEAKTFMKKMNDREKNASKATKANPFGGAAPAHKHSLLGGFFGGHRHSSAPSIQPTPPDSPSYVLPPSQPAHPAQNHRNSGGSFRTGQAEYAALEAIDPHWRETWGEDLREMGITDDIIRDNQDFIADYIREKQAQQVITPTPSGIENQRNKAPPPPPPPAAPRTRSDSPQSSAAGHGRGAPPPPPAPRRSKADIAREPTPPREPSPPRGPPPPRFAAPPPFPDAGKFAHTNDRAPSRAHASSNPGPPPPPRPAKTPIEDYEPGESGSRFGVPPPFAGTRITAPPTPQRGPVPPPPPRDIHQSHSSHAIPPAHIPPPPLPPKTPASPSAPPLPPASTRPVPLPPRDTAPPPPPLPQMSAPPPPPLPQMSAPPPPPLPQSAAPPIPSSAAPPPPPPPGPPPAFGGPPPPPPPPMPSFGGPPPPPPPPGNGPPAPPPPPPPPNRDSGHASGAPPPPKPTGDRADLMANIQKAGGIGALKKVDRSQIRDRSGAAVPGADTGPAGSGLPPAGASSGGGGGLADALAAALNKRKQKVSASDDEAEDDDW; this comes from the exons CCGATCGTCATAAATGGACATACACTGGTCTACAAGGTGCGGCAGTTCTTGCGAATGATCTCGTCGGAAATACCTACTGGATAAAACTTGTCGATATCTCA TCTACGAACAAAGGCGTCATATGGGACCAAGAGGTATACGATACTTGGTCATATAACCAAGATAGAACATTTTTTCATACCTTCGAAACAGAAGAATGTCTGGCTGGATTGTCTTTTGTGGACGAGAAGGAGGCCAAAACCTTCATGAAAAAGATGAATGATCGAGAAAAGAATGCTAGTAAAGCTACAAAGGCCAATCCTTTTGGAGGCGCTGCTCCGGCTCATAAACATAGTCTTCTTGGTGGATTTTTTGGTGGACACAGACATTCTTCTGCTCCATCGATACAACCTACTCCCCCCGATTCTCCTAGCTACGTACTCCCACCTTCACAACCGGCGCATCCAGCACAGAACCACAGGAACTCGGGTGGAAGCTTCAGGACAGGGCAGGCCGAATATGCAGCTTTGGAAGCGATCGATCCTCACTGGCGAGAGACATGGGGCGAGGACTTGAGAGAAATGGGTATTACAGACGACATAATCAGGGATAATCAGGATTTCATTGCAGACTATATTCGAGAAAAGCAAGCTCAACAAGTCATAACACCTACGCCTAGTGGTAtcgaaaatcaaagaaacaaagcccctcctccacctccacctccagcAGCACCTCGAACGCGTTCTGATAGTCCTCAAAGTTCTGCTGCTGGTCATGGACGAGGtgcaccacctccacctcctgcGCCACGGCGATCCAAAGCAGATATTGCTCGAGAGCCAACACCACCAAGAGAGCCTTCACCACCCAGGggcccccctccccccagGTTTGCAGCCCCACCGCCATTCCCAGATGCTGGAAAATTTGCGCATACCAATGATAGAGCACCTTCTCGAGCACATGCTTCTTCTAATCCAGGGCCACCCCCACCACCTAGGCCTGCGAAAACGCCTATCGAAGATTACGAACCAGGAGAATCAGGTTCGAGATTTGGAGTTCCTCCTCCTTTCGCGGGGACAAGAATTACGGCACCACCCACTCCACAACGAGGTCCTGTTCCACCTCCGCCTCCTAGagatattcatcaatcacACAGTAGTCATGCTATACCGCCTGCGCACATTCCTCCTCCGCCTTTACCGCCCAAAACTCCAGCATCTCCAAGTGCTCCCCCCTTACCACCTGCTTCTACTCGTCCTGTACCTTTACCCCCGAGAGATACtgcaccacctccacctcctttGCCTCAAATGAGTGCACCGCCTCCACCTCCTTTGCCTCAAATGAGTgccccacctccaccacctttACCGCAATCCGCAGCTCCACCTATCCCATCATCTGCtgctcctccacctcccccaCCACCTGGACCTCCCCCAGCATTTGGAGGaccacctccccctccccctccacctaTGCCATCATTTGGCGgtcctccacctcctccgcCTCCTCCAGGAAATGGACCTCCagctcctcctccacctccaccacctccaaatCGCGATTCTGGTCATGCTTCGGGTGCTCCGCCGCCACCTAAACCTACTGGTGATCGTGCAGATCTAATGGCAAACATTCAAAAAGCCGGTGGTATTGGGGCTCTCAAGAAAGTTGACCGATCACAAATTAGAGACAGAAGTGGTGCTGCCGTTCCCGGTGCAGATACTGGACCTGCGGGTAGTGGACTTCCTCCAGCTGGTGCATCTTCAGGGGGCGGAGGTGGATTGGCGGATGCATTAGCAGCTGCTTTGAATAAGAGAAAGCAGAAAGTTAGTGCTAGTG ATGACGAAGcggaagatgatgattggTAG
- the Bctif11 gene encoding Bctif11 gives MPKNKGKGGKNRRRGKNENDNEKRELTFKEEGQEYAQVIKMLGNGRLEALCFDGTRRLAHIRGKLRKKVWINQGDIILLSLRDYQDEKGDVILKYSADEARSLKAYGELPESAKINETDTYGQGEDGDCNFEFDDDRDSGSDSEDAAEGGKGKEIDIDDI, from the exons ATGCCTAAGAATAAGGGAAAG GGAGGAAAGAACAGGCGTCGTGGAAAGAACGAGAACGATAATGAGAAGCGTGAATTAACCTTCAAGGAAGAAGGTCAAG AATATGCCCAAGTTATCAAGATGCTCGGAAACGGTCGTTTAGAAGCTCTCTGCTTTGATGGTACCAGACGTCTTGCACATATCCGTGGAAAGCTCAGAAAGAAGGTCTGGATCAACCAAGGAGATatcattctcctttctctccgTGATTACCAAGATGAGAAGGGAGACGTCATCCTCAAGTACAGCGCCGACGAGGCCAGAAGTTTGAAGGCCTATGGAGAACTCCCCGAGAGCGCAAAGATCAACGAAACCGATACTTACGGACAAGGCGAAGACGGAGACTGCAACTTCGAGTTCGATGACGACAGAGATAGTGGTAGTGATTCTGAAGATGCTGCTGAAGGAGGAAAGGGCAaggagattgatattgatgatatctaA